In Deltaproteobacteria bacterium, the genomic stretch CAACCTGTACTGCATCCAGTTCTGACAGACCTGGCCCGTCTCTCCATAGGTGACGAGCTCATAGGGATAGAGAGCCACCTCGAAGTCCAGATTGTTGTCGATCATCAGCTGCAGCGCCTTGCCTGCCAGACACTTGCCGCGGTAGTCGTCAATTGGCCTGGCCTTGATGTTTCCCGCCGGGCGGTAGCGGTAGCCGTATATTTTGCCCCTGGTGAGCAATTCGTTGAGAAACTCGGGGGCAAGCTCCTCATGAAGCGCCTCTGGAACATAGCGTAGGCTGTTTTTCAGGGCAATCTCGGTCTGTCTCCGGGAAAGACGAAAGCCGCGATCTGGTGCTCGCCTTATACCTTCAATGAATGCAGGCATCTCCGGCAGGGTCTCTGGAAGTTTGATGCGCATCGCCCCGGCAATGTCTTCATTGGTAAACATCTTCCCTCTCCCAACTGTAGAGCCCCCCGGGGGAGCCAGCTGTAACTCGGTGCTGGCGGCCCCCTCCGGGCGCTCCAGTTTCTGCAGTCTCCCTGCTGCTCTGGTTTGTTCAGCCAACAAAGAACGATTGGCCCCCCTGGCGCTGCCACCCTTCCCCGAACAGATCGAAGAAAGGGAACCAGGAATCAACCTGGTCAGGGCGTAATCAGTTTCAGGTCTCGAACTACGCCAAAGTGTCTGAACTCACCGTTTTTCACTACCTGTACCTGCACCTCTTTCACCACCTCACCTGTCTTGGTAAACCCCTTGATCATGCCGGTGAGGCCATTAAATCCGTGCGTCGAGGCGATGGCGTCTCGCACTGCCTTGCCCTTGACGCTGCCTGCTCTTTTCACAGCGTCACAGATGATCATGAAGGCGTCATAGGCAGAGGCTCCCACCATATCCGGCTGGATGTTGTATCTCTTGCGATATTCCTTTAGAAATGCCTGCACCTCCGGCCTGGGGTCGTCCCGGTTCAGGTTGGTTACGATCATGAAACCTTCGGCTGCCGGGCCGGCAATTTCCAGAAATTTTGGCGAATCAGCCCCCTCTTCTCCCAGGAAGGGTGTGGTGATGCCCATCTCGCGTGCTTGCTTGATCATGGGGCCGCTCTGAAAATAGTAGCCGCTGGCAAAAATCAGATCAGGTCCGAGTTCTTTTATCTTGGAAAGATAGGGCTTGAAATCCTTCTCTTTGAAAGGATAGGCCTGCTGGTAGATGATCTTCGCCTCAGGAGCAGTGGCTGTGTACTGGCCAAACCCTGCGGCCAG encodes the following:
- a CDS encoding urocanate hydratase: MFTNEDIAGAMRIKLPETLPEMPAFIEGIRRAPDRGFRLSRRQTEIALKNSLRYVPEALHEELAPEFLNELLTRGKIYGYRYRPAGNIKARPIDDYRGKCLAGKALQLMIDNNLDFEVALYPYELVTYGETGQVCQNWMQYRL
- a CDS encoding ABC transporter substrate-binding protein, which codes for MRGIKTFMLALLVGCMAVGTAGAADTVKIGLLAPLTGFAAADGLSVLNSVKLAVERVNKEGGVLGKKVELVVYDDRADGKEAVALAHKLIEQDQVVAVVGGSYSTPSRAAAPIFQEDEVPFVAAYAVHPDITKAGDYCFRNGFLGIVEGKAAGYVAVKLLKKKRLAVLTSDNDFGRTLAAGFGQYTATAPEAKIIYQQAYPFKEKDFKPYLSKIKELGPDLIFASGYYFQSGPMIKQAREMGITTPFLGEEGADSPKFLEIAGPAAEGFMIVTNLNRDDPRPEVQAFLKEYRKRYNIQPDMVGASAYDAFMIICDAVKRAGSVKGKAVRDAIASTHGFNGLTGMIKGFTKTGEVVKEVQVQVVKNGEFRHFGVVRDLKLITP